A stretch of Fusarium poae strain DAOMC 252244 chromosome 2, whole genome shotgun sequence DNA encodes these proteins:
- the ATP2_1 gene encoding atp2, beta subunit of the F1 sector of mitochondrial F1F0 ATP synthase, which produces MKPKRNRGSLPGGANGQFRLVDHVISLRKLYRPSRSPEQNCSPPVKVLLSFNQPLSTPISDRSLSSGKMFKSGISSFARAARPAVLPRRALRPSALRVPLNSRWASTGVGAGKIHQVIGAVVDVKFDGAKLPAILNSLETQNNGQKLVLEVSQHLGENVVRCIAMDGTEGLVRGAPAHDTGAPITIPVGPATLGRIMNVTGDPIDERGPIKTEKRLPIHTEAPEFVEQSTSAEVLVTGIKVVDLLAPYARGGKIGLFGGAGVGKTVFIQELINNIAKAHGGYSVFTGVGERTREGNDLYHEMQETSVIQLDGESKVALVFGQMNEPPGARARVALTGLTVAEYFRDEEGQDVLLFIDNIFRFTQAGSEVSALLGRIPSAVGYQPTLAVDMGGMQERITTTQKGSITSVQAVYVPADDLTDPAPATTFAHLDATTVLSRGISELGIYPAVDPLDSKSRMLDPRVVGQEHYDTASRVQQILQEYKSLQDIIAILGMDELSEADKLTVERARKIQRFLSQPFTVAQVFTGIEGKLVDLKETINSFKAILSGEGDNLPEGAFYMVGDFASAKAKGEKILAELEGQ; this is translated from the exons ATGAAACCAAAGAGAAATAGAGGTTC CTTGCCCGGTGGGGCCAATGGCCAGTTCAGGCTAGTGGATCACGTGATCTCTCTGCGAAAGCTCTACCGACCAAGTCGTTCTCCCGAGCAAAACTGCTCACCTCCCGTAAAAGTTCTCCTCAGCTTCAACCAACCTCTCTCCACTCCTATCTCTGATCGCTCTTTGTCATCTGGCAAGATGTTCAAGAG CGGCATTTCCTCCTTCGCCCGCGCGGCTCGCCCGGCCGTCCTTCCTCGACGTGCCCTCCGACCTTCCGCTCTCCGAGTTCCCCTCAACAGCCGATGGGCCAGCACTGGCGTTGGCGCTGGCAAGATTCACCAG GTCATCGGTGCCGTCGTTGACG TCAAGTTCGATGGTGCTAAGCTCCCTGCCATTCTCAACTCTCTTGAGACCCAGAACAATGGCCAGAAGCTTGTCCTCGAGGTTTCC CAACATCTGGGTGAGAACGTCGTCCGTTGCATTGCCATGGACG GTACTGAGGGTCTCGTCCGAGGTGCCCCCGCCCACGACACTGGTGCTCCCATCACCATTCCCGTCGGCCCCGCGACTCTTGGCCGTATCATGAACGTCACTGGTGACCCCATTGACGAGCGTGGTCCTATCAAGACTGAGAAGCGCCTTCCTATCCACACCGAAGCCCCCGAGTTCGTTGAGCAGTCCACCTCTGCTGAGGTCCTCGTCACCGGTATCAAGGTCGTCGATCTTCTCGCTCCCTATGCCCGTGGTGGAAAGATTGGTCTCTTCGGTGGTGCCGGTGTCGGCAAGACTGTGTTCATTCAGGAGCTTATCAACAACATCGCCAAGGCCCATGGTGGTTACTCCGTCTTCACTGGTGTCGGTGAGCGTACCCGTGAGGGTAACGATTTGTACCACGAAATGCAGGAGACCTCCGTCATTCAGCTTGATGGCGAGTCCAAGGTCGCCCTGGTTTTCGGTCAGATGAACGAGCCCCCTGGAGCCCGTGCCCGTGTTGCTCTTACTGG ACTCACTGTCGCCGAGTACTTCAGAGACGAGGAAGGCCAGGACGTTCTGCTCTTTATCGACAACATTTTCCGATTCACTCAGGCCGGTTCCGAGGTGTCTGCCCTTTTGGGTCGTATCCCCTCTGCCGTCGGTTACCAGCCCACTCTCGCCGTCGATATGGGTGGTATGCAGGAGCGTATTACCACCACCCAGAAGGGTTCCATTACCTCCGTCCAGGCTGTCTACGTCCCTGCTGACGATTTGACTGATCCTGCCCCTGCCACCACTTTCGCCCATTTGGACGCCACCACTGTCTTGTCCCGTGGTATCTCCGAGTTGGGTATCTACCCCGCTGTCGACCCTCTCGACTCCAAGTCCCGTATGTTGGACCCCCGAGTTGTTGGTCAGGAGCACTACGACACCGCCAGCCGTGTTCAGCAGATCCTCCAGGAGTACAAGTCTCTTCAGGATATCATTGCTATTCTGGGTATGGATGAGTTGTCTGAGGCCGACAAGCTCACTGTCGAGCGTGCCCGTAAGATCCAGCGTTTCCTGAGCCAGCCTTTCACTGTTGCCCAGGTTTTCACTGGTATCGAGGGTAAGCTCGTTGACCTTAAGGAGACCATCAACTCTTTCAAGGCTATCCTGAGCGGTGAGGGTGACAACCTTCCCGAGGGTGCCTTCTACATGGTTGGTGACTTCGCCTccgccaaggccaagggtgaGAAGATTCTTGCTGAGCTTGAGGGTCAGTAA
- a CDS encoding hypothetical protein (CAZy:GH13_36), producing MAEIVENSSNSLDPNQTNGAAGDIPNDGTGVVKLDPWLEPFSGALKRRYSKTQDWIKTINETEGGLEKFSRGTEKFGFNVDANNNILYREWAPNATAAYLIGDFNGWNRGAHPMKKNDFGVFEITIPAQNGQAAIPHNSKLKISLDLPSGEHVDRLPAWIKYVTQDLSVSPAYDARFWNPPASETYKFKNSRPKKPASARVYEAHVGISSPEQRVATYKEFTKNMLPRIKGLGYNVIQLMAVMEHAYYASFGYQINNFFAASSRYGTPEDLKELIDTAHGMGITMLLDVVHSHASKNVLDGLNEFDGTDHQYFHGGSKGRHDQWDSRLFNYGHHEVIRFLLSNLRFWMDEYQFDGFRFDGVTSMLYIHHGMGTGFSGGYHEYFGSDVDEEAVVYMMLANEMLHKLYPEIITIAEDVSGMPALCLPLSLGGVGFDYRLAMAIPDMWIKILKEVKDDEWDIGNICHTLINRRHGEKTIAYAESHDQALVGDKTLMMHLCDAEMYTHMSTLSPLTPVIDRGMALHKMIRLVTHGLGGEGYLNFEGNEFGHPEWLDFPREGNNNSFWYARRQLNLTDDPLLRYKFLDHFDRLMNQTEAKYGWLAAPQAYISLKHEGDKVIVFERAGLVFVFNFHPTNSFSDYRIGIDVPGTYRVVLNTDNGDVGGHNRIDENTRFFTTPMEWNNRKNWTHIYIPARTAIVLALESTISQSS from the exons ATGGCTGAAATCGTTGAGAACTCGTCCAATTCCTTGGATCCTAACCAGACAAATGGTGCTGCTGGCGATATTCCCAATGATGGCACAG GTGTTGTCAAGCTCGATCCTTGGCTGGAACCCTTCAGCGGCGCTTTGAAGAGACGATACTCAAAGACCCAGGATTGGATCAAGACTATCAATGAAACCGAAGGTGGCCTTGAGAAGTTCAGCAGG GGTACTGAAAAGTTCGGATTTAATGTCGatgccaacaacaacattttGTACCGCGAATGGGCACCAAATGCTACTGCGGCGTACCTGATCGGCGACTTTA ATGGCTGGAACCGTGGCGCTCACCCCATGAAGAAGAATGACTTCGGCGTCTTTGAGATCACAATCCCTGCCCAAAACGGTCAGGCTGCTATTCCTCACAACTCCAAGCTCAAG ATTTCTCTTGACTTGCCCAGTGGTGAGCATGTTGATCGGCTTCCTGCTTGGATCAAGTACGTGACGCAGGACCTGTCCGTATCTCCCGCATACGATGCCCGTTTCTGGAATCCTCCAGCTTCCGAGACCTACAAGTTCAAGAACTCTCGACCTAAGAAGCCTGCCAGTGCTCGTGTATACGAAGCACACGTCGGCATTTCCAGTCCCGAACAGCGAGTCGCTACTTACAAGGAGTTTACCAAGAACATGCTCCCCCGTATCAAGGGTCTTGGCTACAACGTAATTCAGTTGATGGCTGTCATGGAACATGCGTACTATGCCAGCTTCGGATATCAAATCAACAACTTCTTCGCAGCTAGCAGTCGATATGGAACTCCTGAGGATCTCAAGGAGCTTATCGATACCGCCCATGGCATGGGAATCACCATGCTACTCGATGTTGTCCACAGTCACGCTTCCAAGAACGTCCTTGATGGTCTCAACGAGTTCGACGGCACCGACCACCAGTACTTCCATGGTGGCAGTAAGGGCCGACATGATCAGTGGGACAGCCGGCTGTTCAACTACGGACACCATGAGGTGATAAGATTTCTGCTGAGCAATCTGCGATTCTGGATGGACGAGTATCAGTTCGACGGATTCCGATTCGACGGTGTTACCAGTATGCTTTATATCCATCACGGCATGGGCACAGGCTTCTCGGGCGGCTACCACGAGTACTTTGGTTCAGATGTTGACGAGGAGGCTGTCGTTTATATGATGCTGGCGAACGAGATGCTGCATAAGCTTTACCCTGAAATCATCACAATTGCCGAAGACGTCTCTGGAATGCCTGCTCTTTGCTTACCACTGTCGCTTGGAGGTGTTGGCTTTGACTATCGTCTTGCCATGGCAATTCCCGATATGTGgatcaagatcttgaagGAGGTCAAGGATGATGAATGGGACATTGGCAACATTTGCCATACTCTGATCAACCGCCGCCATGGCGAGAAGACCATCGCTTATGCCGAGAGCCATGACCAGGC CCTCGTTGGAGATAAAACGCTCATGATGCATCTCTGTGATGCTGAGATGTACACCCACATGTCGACCCTCTCGCCCTTGACTCCCGTCATTGATCGCGGTATGGCCCTCCACAAGATGATCCGCCTGGTGACACACGGACTTGGAGGAGAGGGATACCTCAACTTTGAGGGTAACGAGTTTGGCCACCCTGAATGGCTCGACTTCCCTCGAGAGGGCAATAACAACTCTTTCTGGTACGCTCGACGACAGCTTAACCTCACAGATGATCCCCTTCTTCGATACAAGTTTCTTGATCACTTCGACCGTTTGATGAACCAGACCGAGGCCAAGTACGGCTGGTTAGCTGCGCCCCAGGCGTACATCTCACTGAAGCATGAGGGTGACAAGGTCATCGTGTTTGAGCGAGCTGGTTTGGTGTTTGTTTTCAACTTCCACCCTACCAACAGCTTCAGCGACTACCGCATTGGAATTGACGTTCCAGGAACATATCGTGTTGTTCTTAACACTGACAACGGAGATGTTGGAGGTCACAATCGCATTGATGAGAACACTCGATTCTTTACCACACCTATGGAATGGAACAACAGAAAGAACTGGACGCATATCTATATTCCTGCTCGAACTGCCATTGTTCTGGCTCTTGAGTCCACGATTTCTCAGAGCTCCTAA
- a CDS encoding hypothetical protein (BUSCO:16623at5125): MPENVGIWLSSSYDPSGDSGRGPMFSKTNFSVPQFYPRDLKKRVDDYVVGQDRAKKTICATIFNHYQNLRRRHQHDHEDRNRRDKMMRQRFARDRELHQKRREMHPVEGQRAHGSVPERYVADVIEDEFPGHNESVRGLHDSHEFDDDPMDHLYVTEDITVPEHVKIDKSNLLLIGPTGVGKTYILETLSKKINVPFSICDCNSFTQAGYIGQDVETCIERLLIEANYDIKATEYGIVVLDEFDKIARRETTTGRDVGGEGVQQALLKLVEGTKVTINVKDNRSSRSTPPITTNYNASGSSSSTPQATPPGGKVDQYTIDTKNILFVFCGAFVGLDKAVLKRIAKPTMGFGGELRGRSSMSGNKQTLPAESYTHLPHHNPQSASSFTPLDLTTPADLQSFGFIPELIGRLHNICALSPLSKEDLFRILTEPRNSLVAQYAALFETYPSRLFFTEKALYAIAERAAASETGARGLKMEMERVLAEPMFDAPMPYVLITEACVKGTDKAGYWGKDGRFEVDRRMQAEEIHPAKADPDSAFERYREAGQSGG; the protein is encoded by the exons ATGCCTGAGAATGTCGGCATATGGTTGAG TAGTAGCTATGACCCATCAGGCGACTCAGGGCGTGGTCCCATGTTTAGCAAGACCAACTTCAGCGTACCGCAGTTCTATCCACGCGACCTCAAGAAACGAGTAGACGATTACGTTGTTGGCCAGGACAGGGCTAAGAAGACAATATGCGCGACAATATTTAATCATTACCAAAACCTGCGCCGAAGACATCAACATGATCATGAAGACCGAAATAGGCGTGATAAGATGATGCGCCAGAGGTTTGCGAGGGACAGGGAGCTACATCAGAAACGTCGTGAGATGCACCCTGTTGAAGGTCAGCGTGCACACGGTTCTGTTCCTGAGCGCTACGTCGCTGATGTCATTGAAGATGAATTCCCAGGACACAACGAGTCGGTCCGCGGGCTCCATGATAGTCACGAATTCGATGATGACCCTATGGATCATCTTTATGTCACTGAAGATATCACAGTTCCCGAACATGTCAAAATCGACAAAAGCAATCTCCTTCTGATCGGACCGACTGGCGTCGGCAAGACCTATATCCTAGA GACACTCAGCAAGAAGATAAACGTGCCCTTCTCTATTTGCGACTGCAACTCTTTTACACAGGCCGGATACATAGGCCAAGACGTCGAGACATGCATTGAACGACTTCTCATTGAGGCAAATTATGATATCAAGGCAACAGAGTATGGCATCGTTGTACTAGACGAATTTGACAAGATCGCGAGGCGTGAGACGACAACTGGCCGAGATGTTGGGGGCGAAGGTGTCCAGCAGGCTTTACTGAAGCTTGTCGAGGGAACAAAAGTCACCATCAATGTCAAGGACAACCGCTCTTCACGGTCCACGCCGCCTATCACCACAAACTATAATGCATCCGgttcatcttcatcgacaCCCCAGGCAACTCCCCCAGGTGGTAAGGTTGACCAGTACACTATCGACACCAAAAACATCCTCTTCGTGTTCTGCGGTGCCTTTGTCGGCCTGGATAAGGCTGTCCTCAAGAGAATTGCTAAACCGACCATGGGCTTTGGCGGAGAGCTCCGAGGCCGTTCGTCCATGTCTGGAAACAAGCAGACCTTGCCGGCGGAATCATATACACATTTACCTCACCATAACCCTCAATCAGCTTCCTCATTCACGCCGTTGGATCTTACTACGCCGGCTGATCTGCAGAGTTTCGGTTTTATTCCAGAACTAATTGGGCGGCTGCACAACATCTGTGCTCTTAGTCCATTATCCAAAGAGGATCTCTTCCGCATCTTGACCGAACCTCGAAACAGCCTTGTTGCCCAATATGCTGCACTTTTCGAAACATACCCTTCGCGGCTATTCTTTACAGAGAAAGCATTGTATGCTATTGCTGAGCGAGCCGCAGCGTCAGAGACGGGAGCAAGAGGCCtaaagatggagatggaacGAGTCCTAGCAGAGCCCATGTTTGACGCGCCGATGCCCTATGTGCTCATCACAGAAGCATGCGTCAAGGGCACCGATAAGGCAGGCTACTGGGGCAAGGACGGTCGATTTGAGGTTGACAGGAGAATGCAGGCGGAAGAGATTCATCCTGCAAAGGCAGATCCGGATAGTGCCTTTGAAAGGTACCGAGAGGCTGGACAGAGTGGTGGCTAa
- a CDS encoding hypothetical protein (TransMembrane:1 (o122-144i)~BUSCO:51776at5125) — translation MLRTSATNLLRKSLVRSTPALASRAASTHAISNPTLANIEKRWEGMPLQEQAELWMALRDRMQSNWTELTLQEKKAAEILRSQPPQPNVSAFSDGISACAYWIAFGPHGPRAEDPPGTNARIAWGIFIGIAASVGLFGLVRLVAKPAPYTMTQEYQEETNEFLKNQKSDPFTGITSPGYAGKGMVQSPPKGN, via the exons ATGCTGCGCACATCGGCCACCAACCTGCTGCGCAAGAGCCTTGTGCGCAGCACTCCCGCCCTGGCCTCGCGAGCTGCCTCGACTCACGCCATCTCCAACCCTACCCTCGCCAACATCGAGAAGCGATGGGAGGGCATGCCCCTCCAGGAGCAGGCCGAGCTCTGGATGGCTCTGCGTGACCGCATGCAGTCCAACTGGACCGAGTTGACCCTCCAGGAGAAGAAAGCTG CCGAGATACTGCGTTCACAACCACCACAACCCAACGTTTCAGCCTTCTCAGATGGCATTTCTGCATGCG CTTACTGGATTGCCTTCGGCCCTCACGGCCCCCGCGCTGAAGACCCCCCTGGAACCAACGCCCGTATCGCCTGGGGTATCTTCATTGGTATCGCTGCCAGTGTCGGTCTCTTCGGCCTGGTCCGCCTTGTCGCTAAGCCTGCTCCTTACACCATGACCCAGGAGTACCAGGAGGAGACCAACGAGTTCCTCAAG AACCAAAAATCCGATCCCTTCACTGGTATCACCTCTCCCGGTTACGCTGGCAAGGGTATGGTCCAGTCTCCTCCCAAGGGCAACTAA
- a CDS encoding hypothetical protein (TransMembrane:12 (i71-91o111-130i137-158o164-189i201-221o227-247i297-321o341-361i382-403o409-434i441-463o475-495i)): MVQINAIEELTRTESLTRVADEDLKRERDLEEGSTSVEFDENVDNDPHIVNWDGPDDPANPQNWSMKKKTITVLIVSSVTFVTPLASSIFAPSIEQVMTEFHSTNSQVASFIVSVYLIGYCFGPLVIAPLSEMYGRLPLYHICNVLFVIFNVACALAPNLGGLIAFRLLAGLAGSCPLTIGAGSLADIISREKRGAAMSSWALGPLFGPVIGPVAGGYLSQAKSWRWSFWVVSILAGAITIMAFVFMRETYAYTILDKKTKKLRKETGNPKLRSALAKDITTKELFSMAMVRPTKMLLFAPIVSLLSLYMALVYGYLYLLFTAIPTLFVKEYHFSSGSVGLSYLGIGVGSLIGLVISGAASDPLVNYLTKKNGGERKPEYRLPLMAAACFMVPAGLFMFGWSAEARTHWIVPIIGTSFLGVGMIIVFMCISVYLVDAYIEYAASAIAASTVLRSLVGALLPLAGGSMYKSLGYGWGTSVLGFVAAAAIPLPLVFYKYGERIRSRNLFDVKL, encoded by the exons ATGGTGCAAATAAACGCAATCGAAGAGCTCACTCGCACCGAGTCTCTGACCAGAGTAGCTGACGAGGATCTGAAGCGGGAAAGGGACCTTGAAGAGGGTTCAACTTCAGTCGAATTCGATGAAAATGTTGATAATGATCCCCATATCGTCAACTGGGATGGCCCCGACGACCCAGCAAATCCCCAGAACTGGtcaatgaagaagaagactatTACAGTATTAATAGTTTCGTCCGTGACATTTGTCAC TCCACTGGCTTCTTCTATCTTCGCGCCTAGTATCGAACAAGTTATGACAGAGTTCCATTCTACGAATTCGCAGGTGGCATCTTTCATCGTCTCGGTGTACCTCATTGGATACTGCTTCGGCCCTCTGGTCATTGCTCCCCTATCTGAGATGTATGGTCGTCTTCCACTCTACCACATTTGCAATGTTctcttcgtcatcttcaaCGTAGCTTGTGCATTGGCCCCTAACCTGGGTGGTCTCATTGCATTCCGCCTTCTTGCTGGGCTTGCGGGCTCCTGCCCGTTGACCATCGGAGCTGGGTCTTTGGCCGATATCATCTCCAGAGAAAAACGCGGCGCTGCTATGTCTTCATGGGCTCTTGGACCTCTTTTTGGGCCGGTTATCGGACCAGTTG CTGGCGGTTACCTTTCACAAGCCAAGAGTTGGCGATGGTCTTTCTGGGTTGTCTCTATTCTG GCCGGCGCAATTACAATCATGGCATTTGTGTTCATGAGAGAGACATATGCATATACTATTCTCGAtaagaagaccaagaagctTCGTAAGGAAACAGGAAACCCTAAGCTGCGCTCTGCTCTCGCCAAAGATATCACTACAAAGGAACTCTTCAGCATGGCCATGGTGCGGCCGACAAAGATGCTCTTGTTTGCGCCTATCGTCTCGCTCTTATCGCTTTATATGGCGCTCGTCTACGGTTATCTCTATCTCCTCTTTACAGCCATTCCCACCTTGTTCGTCAAAGAATACCATTTCTCCAGCGGATCAGTTGGTCTCTCTTACCTGGGAATTGGCGTAGGATCCTTGATAGGACTTGTAATTTCCGGAGCGGCGTCAGACCCCTTGGTCAACTACTTGACCAAGAAGAACGGGGGAGAGCGTAAGCCAGAGTACCGACTACCGCTCATGGCGGCAGCTTGTTTTATGGTCCCAGCCGGTCTATTTATGTTTGGGTGGTCTGCCGAGGCCAGAACCCACTGGATAGTCCCTATTATTGGCACCTCTTTTTTGGGGGTTGGCATGATCATCGTGTTT ATGTGCATCTCAGTTTATTTAGTTGACGCATACATAGAGTATGCTGCTTCTGCTATTGCTGCAAGTACCGTACTCCGGTCACTAGTCGGAGCACTATTGCCCCTGGCTGGAGGAAGTATGTACAAGAGCCTAGGTTATGGTTGGGGAACTTCGGTACTAGGCTTTGTTGCGGCAGCAGCAATTCCGTTACCACTGGTATTCTACAAGTACGGAGAGAGAATTCGAAGCCGGAATCTATTCGATGTCAAGCTTTAA
- a CDS encoding hypothetical protein (TransMembrane:1 (o558-580i)) — MELFDRGIDGELLNRGVQCQSQDPPRLTPTATAPVSRPIAKRGDPPPTEREAEILSRLEKLEALLAQRTNQAASNPPTASTASTASSSACGSDDVPRTRTQTRPSEPPHALPANVQNLTADALWLERTCLGPKPSDSVLVDQILFRVCPIRSIAQPSSYLFQNSSVPSGLLSLEPTRCIWLPQRHETKMLIHKYTSVVTYMHHVVHNPSVYKLVDEVYNTLESGEEPQLCQVFLMLALCTNVTYGWTATDNDMTPLFSDFSEANNQSFGWLKAAFDVFDTSQRRAEVGMEMAQGLIILSFVLLNVEGISSRARNCLFHAITICRELGIHRIDHPHQQPSTPITQYSNLKAEIARRVWWHLVITDTMMARFPGPHEGTTIIHPRHMNVRKPLNANDEDLVEGKELVGRPLTEPTSMSYFLYRMQIGEVIRDFTERAPLSSPNQPGDSYDMVLQIDAAIERFIYELPSFLRLSATEVQQLPLDDVQRQPSIVVQRHVMKTFMYGQRCKLHLPYLARGAVEPAYAQSRRACLDSARMVIQAEAQMEEEDTTFKATRLRLCLALHSVFISSIVLLLDFCLGVNAEEKEQRRQDMIEAWNILEAAKEHSKPTARIQDLLRQVMKKHKVPLSMFKAKERHPSRPVGRNLPPTPNSSTAMMSTETTPSDVGVSSQELNDMGLNMDLDSMDWESLLWGLEAPMF, encoded by the exons ATGGAACTTTTTGACCGGGGAATCGACGGCGAATTGCTTAA CCGCGGAGTTCAGTGTCAGTCTCAAGACCCACCCCGGCTTACACCAACAGCTACAGCTCCGGTCTCACGGCCGATAGCTAAACGCGGAGATCCCCCGCCTACGGAGCGGGAAGCGGAGATCCTTAGCCGGCTGGAGAAGCTGGAGGCTCTCCTCGCACAACGGACCAACCAGGCTGCCAGCAACCCACCCACAGCATCTACAGCATCTACAGCATCCTCGAGTGCATGTGGCAGTGATGATGTGCCAAGAACGAGGACGCAGACGCGCCCATCAGAGCCGCCGCATGCTTTACCTGCCAATGTTCAGAATCTGACGGCTGACGCTCTTTGGCTCGAGAGGACATGTCTTGGCCCCAAACCATCG GACTCTGTACTCGTAGACCAAATTCTTTTCCGCGTCTGCCCTATCCGCTCAATCGCTCAACCATCATCATATCTGTTCCAAAACTCAAGCGTTCCTTCAGGTCTTCTCTCACTTGAACCGACAAGATGCATCTGGCTTCCCCAACGGCACGAGACCAAAATGCTGATTCATAAGTATACCTCAGTCGTTACGTACATGCATCATGTCGTTCACAACCCCAGCGTATATAAACTAGTAGATGAGGTTTACAATACTCTAGAGAGTGGCGAAGAACCCCAATTATGCCAGGTTTTCCTCATGCTTGCGCTCTGTACCAATGTCACATATGGTTGGACAGCAACAGACAACGATATGACGCCTCTGTTCTCGGATTTTTCAGAGGCGAACAACCAATCGTTTGGGTGGCTCAAGGCAGCCTTTGATGTATTTGATACGTCCCAACGGAGGGCTGAAGTGGGCATGGAGATGGCACAGGGACtcattattttaagttttgtCTTACTCAACGTGGAAGGCATTTCATCGCGGGCTCGAAACTGTCTATTCCATGCTATCACGATATGCCGTGAGCTTGGCATCCATCGTATCGACCATCCCCATCAGCAGCCTTCAACGCCAATCACCCAATACAGCAATCTAAAAGCCGAGATAGCTCGACGAGTATGGTGGCATCTCGTCATTACAGATAC AATGATGGCGCGATTCCCCGGCCCCCACGAGGGCACTACCATAATTCATCCTCGGCATATGAATGTCAGAAAACCTCTCAACGCCAACGACGAAGATCTGGTGGAGGGGAAAGAACTAGTCGGGAGACCATTGACTGAGCCAACAAGCATGTCCTATTTCTTGTATAGGATGCAGATCGGTGAGGTGATTCGGGATTTCACAGAGCGAGCGCCTCTCTCTTCTCCGAACCAACCCGGTGATTCTTACGATATGGTGCTGCAGATTGACGCTGCTATAGAGCGGTTCATATACGAGCTTCCCTCTTTCTTGAGGTTGAGCGCTACAGAAGTGCAGCAATTGCCCCTTGATGATGTTCAGCGACAACCGAGCATAGTTGTTCAACGCCACGTTATGAAGACCTTCATGTACGGGCAGAGATGCAAGCTTCACCTTCCATACTTGGCTCGGGGGGCTGTAGAGCCGGCCTATGCTCAATCGCGAAGAGCTTGTCTTGATTCCGCAAGAATGGTCATACAAGCAGAAGCGCAaatggaggaggaagacacAACGTTCAAAGCGACGAGGCTTCGGCTATGCTTGGCCTTACACAGCGTCTTCATCTCCAGTATAGTCCTACTCTTGGACTTTTGCCTTGGTGTCAATGCCGAAGAGAAAGAGCAGAGACGACAGGACATGATTGAAGCATGGAACATTCTGGAGGCGGCAAAAGAGCATTCCAAGCCTACGGCACGTATCCAGGACCTTTTGAGGCAGGTCATGAAGAAACACAAGGTGCCTTTGTCAATGTTTAAAGCAAAGGAACGGCATCCCTCCAGGCCAGTGGGTAGAAATCTTCCACCTACGCCTAATTCGTCAACGGCAATGATGTCAACAGAAACAACGCCCAGCGACGTAGGAGTTTCTTCTCAGGAGTTGAATGATATGGGATTGAATATGGATTTGGACTCAATGGATTGGGAAAGTCTCCTCTGGGGCTTGGAGGCTCCTATGTTTTGA